In Archangium violaceum, the following are encoded in one genomic region:
- a CDS encoding F0F1 ATP synthase subunit epsilon has translation MAKLTVEIVTPEKRILSVQADEAIVPGGKGLFGVRPGHTPFLSLMEPGPLTLIDGGRREYYFVAGGFVEVSNDKVLVLADVAESVTGIDVEAARRRMQEASERLKGLSSDDVRFDIEQATVRRETARMSAASLR, from the coding sequence ATGGCCAAGCTGACGGTCGAGATTGTGACCCCCGAGAAGCGCATCCTGTCGGTGCAGGCGGACGAGGCGATCGTCCCCGGAGGCAAGGGCCTGTTCGGCGTGAGGCCGGGCCACACCCCGTTCCTGTCGCTGATGGAGCCGGGGCCGCTGACGCTCATCGATGGAGGGCGGCGCGAGTACTACTTCGTGGCGGGCGGCTTCGTCGAGGTGAGCAACGACAAGGTGCTGGTGCTGGCGGACGTGGCCGAGTCGGTGACGGGCATCGACGTGGAGGCGGCGCGGCGCCGGATGCAGGAGGCCTCGGAGCGGCTCAAGGGCCTGTCGTCGGATGACGTGCGCTTCGACATCGAGCAGGCGACGGTGCGCCGGGAGACGGCGCGCATGAGCGCGGCCTCGCTGCGCTAA
- a CDS encoding group I truncated hemoglobin, which produces MKGNVAENQSSLYEQIGGEPAMSAAVELFYRKVLSDERISRFFEDVDMERQAAKQKAFLTMVCGGPSAYSGKDMRKGHAHLVKQGLNDTHFNAVAEHLGATLTELGVPTPLVEQVLKIAESARADVLNR; this is translated from the coding sequence ATGAAGGGCAACGTCGCGGAGAATCAGTCCAGCCTGTACGAGCAGATTGGCGGAGAGCCGGCGATGAGCGCGGCGGTGGAGCTCTTCTACCGGAAGGTGCTGTCGGACGAGCGCATCAGCCGCTTCTTCGAGGACGTGGACATGGAGCGCCAGGCGGCGAAGCAGAAGGCGTTCCTGACCATGGTGTGCGGAGGCCCGAGCGCCTACTCGGGCAAGGACATGCGCAAGGGGCACGCACACCTGGTGAAGCAGGGGCTGAACGACACGCACTTCAACGCGGTGGCGGAGCACCTGGGCGCGACGCTGACGGAGCTGGGGGTGCCGACGCCGCTGGTGGAGCAGGTGCTGAAGATCGCCGAGAGCGCTCGCGCGGACGTGCTCAACCGCTGA
- a CDS encoding 2Fe-2S iron-sulfur cluster-binding protein, whose translation MARVKHEGQWYGLDEGESVLDGLLRRGVAVPHSCRAGACQSCLMRAERGEVPAKAQVGLKETLKARGYFLACACQPDSELEVAGAGADLRVSARIASLERLSDSVLRVRLRPEGRFEYRAGQYVSLLRADGLARSYSLASQPHEDLLELHVRRISGGLMSGWLFDEAGPGEPVVLQGPAGDCFYVPGRPEQPLLLAGTGTGLAPLYGIARDALAQGHTGPIWLFHGAVDASGLYLVDELRALQSQYPQLQYRPCVLKGQERVGVWVGALDALIKEACPRPAGWRALLCGNPDLVLSLRKKLFLAGLSLKEIHADAFLPSTPPPQAGTGVTTSASDTSR comes from the coding sequence ATGGCGAGGGTGAAGCACGAGGGCCAGTGGTACGGGCTGGACGAAGGCGAGTCGGTGCTCGACGGACTGCTGCGGCGGGGCGTGGCGGTGCCGCACTCGTGCCGGGCGGGGGCCTGCCAGTCCTGTCTGATGCGGGCCGAGCGCGGAGAGGTGCCGGCCAAGGCGCAGGTGGGACTGAAGGAGACGCTGAAGGCCCGGGGCTACTTCCTCGCGTGCGCGTGCCAGCCGGACTCCGAGCTCGAGGTGGCTGGGGCCGGCGCGGACCTGCGGGTGTCCGCGCGCATCGCCTCGCTGGAGCGCCTGAGCGACAGCGTGCTGCGCGTGCGGCTGCGCCCCGAGGGGCGCTTCGAGTACCGGGCCGGCCAGTACGTGTCCCTGCTTCGAGCCGATGGCCTGGCCCGCAGCTACTCACTGGCGAGCCAGCCGCACGAGGACCTGTTGGAGCTCCACGTTCGCCGGATCTCCGGAGGCCTCATGAGCGGGTGGCTCTTCGACGAGGCCGGTCCGGGAGAACCGGTGGTGCTCCAAGGACCCGCGGGTGACTGTTTCTACGTGCCGGGGCGGCCGGAGCAGCCGCTGTTGCTGGCGGGGACGGGCACGGGCCTGGCGCCGCTGTACGGAATCGCCCGGGACGCGCTGGCCCAGGGGCACACCGGGCCCATCTGGCTCTTCCACGGCGCGGTCGACGCCTCGGGGCTGTACCTCGTGGACGAGCTGCGCGCCCTGCAGTCCCAGTACCCCCAGCTCCAGTACCGGCCCTGTGTGCTGAAAGGGCAGGAACGGGTGGGAGTCTGGGTGGGGGCTCTCGATGCGCTCATCAAGGAGGCATGCCCCCGGCCGGCGGGCTGGCGCGCCCTGCTGTGCGGCAACCCCGACCTGGTGCTATCCCTGAGGAAGAAGCTCTTCCTCGCCGGACTGTCGCTCAAGGAGATCCACGCGGACGCGTTCCTCCCGAGCACACCTCCGCCGCAGGCGGGCACAGGGGTGACGACGAGTGCATCTGACACTTCACGCTGA
- a CDS encoding RrF2 family transcriptional regulator: MHLTLHADYALRVLLYLASNPDRVVSTGEVSDAYGISKHHLVRVVQGLGRHGFVEVRPGRAGGVVLARPPAEISVGEVVRRMEPDFHVVECFDPATNKCPITPACGLIGVLNEATRAFLSTLDKYTLEDVLRRGPRKLSAYFLKPAADAGVG; encoded by the coding sequence GTGCATCTGACACTTCACGCTGACTACGCGCTGCGCGTGCTGCTGTACCTCGCGTCCAACCCCGACCGGGTGGTCTCCACGGGCGAGGTGAGCGACGCGTACGGCATCTCCAAGCACCACCTCGTCCGGGTGGTGCAGGGCCTGGGCCGGCATGGCTTCGTGGAGGTGCGGCCCGGGCGCGCGGGAGGGGTGGTTCTCGCGCGGCCCCCCGCGGAGATCTCCGTGGGCGAGGTGGTGCGCCGCATGGAGCCGGACTTCCACGTGGTGGAGTGCTTCGACCCCGCGACGAACAAGTGCCCCATCACCCCGGCCTGTGGACTCATCGGCGTGCTCAACGAGGCCACGCGCGCCTTCCTGTCCACGTTGGACAAGTACACGCTGGAGGACGTCCTGCGCCGCGGCCCGCGCAAGCTGTCCGCCTACTTCCTCAAGCCCGCGGCGGACGCCGGGGTGGGTTGA
- a CDS encoding ADP-ribosylglycohydrolase family protein encodes MSLTPAERQDRFHAAFLGLAIGDALGFPLRGIPPASLARLPGLAEDFAPRPRGKFAKGQFSDDTQLMLAAAESVIREGKVEGRSAAAHLAWLWQEGIILQPPKQLAEALQKLAQGTPWMSAGAPLGVKCPSVLSRAVVVGLFESKSKVRIRHDAGVLSVLTHKDPTCAAAAAAFAQAVALGLTTKEPLTPAAFCEELALSAAAHDKELAEELRHLPRLLTWDTARALGQLRKVSVPPSQLRGVDGLPPHVVPVLLTSLYATLKVPHDFRQAVELTLRCGGEADVAAACTGALLGAHLGTAVLPARLRKNVLYADTLLDAADRLFQARQVRETLATALAQQKRRR; translated from the coding sequence ATGTCGCTGACACCCGCCGAGCGCCAGGACAGGTTCCATGCCGCGTTCCTGGGACTCGCCATTGGGGATGCCCTGGGCTTTCCCCTGCGGGGCATCCCTCCGGCGAGTCTCGCGCGCCTGCCTGGACTGGCGGAGGACTTCGCGCCTCGGCCTCGGGGGAAGTTCGCCAAGGGGCAGTTCTCGGATGACACGCAGCTGATGCTGGCGGCGGCCGAGAGCGTCATCCGCGAGGGGAAGGTGGAGGGGCGCAGCGCGGCGGCGCACCTGGCGTGGCTGTGGCAGGAGGGCATCATCCTCCAGCCGCCCAAGCAGCTGGCCGAGGCGCTGCAGAAGCTGGCGCAGGGCACTCCGTGGATGAGCGCGGGGGCGCCGTTGGGAGTGAAGTGCCCCTCGGTGCTGAGCCGCGCGGTGGTGGTGGGCCTCTTCGAGAGCAAGAGCAAGGTGCGCATCCGCCACGACGCGGGCGTGCTGTCGGTGCTGACGCACAAGGATCCAACGTGCGCGGCGGCGGCGGCGGCCTTCGCGCAGGCGGTGGCGCTGGGGCTGACGACGAAGGAGCCCCTCACGCCCGCGGCCTTCTGCGAGGAGCTGGCGCTCTCCGCGGCGGCGCACGACAAGGAGCTGGCCGAGGAGCTGCGGCACCTGCCCCGGCTGCTGACGTGGGACACGGCGCGGGCGCTGGGGCAGCTGCGCAAGGTGAGCGTGCCGCCCAGTCAGCTGCGGGGCGTGGACGGGCTGCCGCCGCACGTGGTGCCGGTGCTGCTCACCTCGCTGTACGCGACGCTGAAGGTGCCGCACGACTTCCGGCAGGCGGTGGAGCTGACGCTGCGCTGCGGAGGCGAGGCGGACGTGGCCGCGGCCTGCACGGGCGCGCTGCTGGGCGCGCACCTGGGCACGGCCGTGCTCCCGGCGCGGCTGCGCAAGAACGTGCTGTACGCGGACACGCTGCTGGACGCGGCGGACCGGCTCTTCCAGGCCAGGCAGGTGCGCGAGACGCTCGCCACGGCGCTGGCCCAGCAGAAGCGCCGCCGCTGA
- a CDS encoding phage holin family protein, which translates to MELESERLERRQLESLSTAELIRHAIEEARLLARAEVLHAKKELKEEVKAARTSGILLGAGGVLGLVGLAALLVAAGLALPLAQWLGVLLVGVFLVLLAGGLAFAGAKRLPKKPLPHTQERLKTDIARTRETLQ; encoded by the coding sequence GTGGAACTCGAATCGGAGCGTCTGGAGCGCAGACAACTGGAGTCACTGTCCACGGCGGAGCTCATCCGCCATGCCATCGAGGAAGCGCGGCTGCTGGCGCGCGCCGAGGTGCTGCACGCCAAGAAGGAGCTGAAGGAAGAGGTGAAGGCGGCGCGCACCTCCGGCATCCTCCTGGGGGCTGGTGGCGTGCTGGGACTCGTGGGCCTGGCGGCCCTCCTCGTGGCGGCGGGTCTGGCCCTGCCGCTGGCGCAGTGGCTCGGGGTGCTGTTGGTGGGCGTCTTCCTGGTGCTGCTCGCGGGAGGCCTGGCGTTCGCGGGCGCCAAGAGGCTGCCGAAGAAGCCCCTGCCCCACACCCAGGAACGGTTGAAGACGGACATCGCCCGCACCCGGGAGACACTGCAATGA
- a CDS encoding cytochrome ubiquinol oxidase subunit I encodes MDLLYARAQMGLSLAFHIIFAAAGIALPLLMVLSDVKARRTGDADYVQLSKKLAKGTAILFAVGAVSGTVLSFELGLLWPEFMGTYGEVIGLPFALEGTAFFTEAVFLGIYLYGRERIPAGLHLFSGVMVALSGAASAFFVTLVNAFMNHPAGFTPTPGGPVNVDPVAAMFSPGWAYQVLHTLLACYQASAFAMAGIHAFVLLRHPGAAFHRKALSVALPLACVSALLQPFAGDLEAEHIAHAQPVKLAAAEGLFETQRGAPLSVGGLPDVETRTTPYALEIPKGLSMLAFRDPDAEVKGLNDFPRDEWPPVLKVHLAFQVMVGTGGLMALLSVVTLFLRWRHKAWPEGRRVLWGWLLCGPLGVVAMEAGWLVTEWGRQPWIIRGVMRTADAVTPVANLGVPFWTFTLVYLFLGAMVVFLLVRQVSGTLPGRAPPSEVAHVH; translated from the coding sequence ATGGATCTGCTCTACGCACGCGCCCAGATGGGGTTGTCGCTCGCCTTCCACATCATCTTCGCGGCCGCGGGCATCGCGCTGCCGCTGTTGATGGTGCTCAGTGACGTGAAGGCCCGGAGGACGGGCGACGCGGACTACGTGCAACTCAGCAAGAAGCTGGCGAAGGGCACGGCCATCCTCTTCGCGGTGGGGGCGGTGAGCGGCACGGTGCTGTCCTTCGAGCTGGGGCTCTTGTGGCCCGAGTTCATGGGGACATACGGAGAAGTGATAGGGCTGCCCTTCGCGCTGGAGGGGACGGCCTTCTTCACCGAGGCGGTGTTCCTCGGCATCTACCTGTACGGGCGGGAGCGGATACCGGCGGGGCTGCACCTCTTCTCGGGGGTGATGGTGGCGCTGAGCGGCGCGGCGAGCGCCTTCTTCGTCACGCTGGTGAACGCCTTCATGAACCACCCGGCGGGCTTCACGCCCACGCCGGGAGGGCCGGTGAACGTGGACCCGGTGGCGGCGATGTTCAGCCCGGGCTGGGCCTACCAGGTGCTGCACACGCTGCTGGCGTGCTACCAGGCCAGTGCCTTCGCCATGGCGGGCATCCACGCCTTCGTGCTGCTGCGGCACCCGGGCGCGGCCTTCCACCGCAAGGCGCTCTCCGTGGCCCTGCCGCTCGCGTGCGTCTCCGCGCTGCTGCAACCGTTCGCGGGAGACCTGGAGGCGGAGCACATCGCCCATGCGCAGCCGGTGAAGCTGGCGGCGGCGGAGGGACTCTTCGAGACGCAGCGGGGCGCCCCCCTGAGCGTGGGCGGGCTGCCGGACGTGGAGACGCGCACCACGCCCTACGCCCTCGAGATACCCAAGGGGCTGTCGATGCTGGCGTTCAGGGATCCGGACGCGGAGGTGAAGGGGCTGAACGACTTCCCGCGCGACGAGTGGCCGCCGGTGCTCAAGGTGCACCTGGCCTTCCAGGTCATGGTGGGCACGGGCGGGCTGATGGCGTTGCTGTCGGTGGTGACGCTCTTCCTGCGCTGGCGGCACAAGGCGTGGCCCGAGGGACGGCGGGTGCTGTGGGGCTGGCTGCTGTGCGGACCGCTCGGGGTGGTGGCGATGGAGGCCGGGTGGCTCGTCACCGAGTGGGGACGCCAGCCGTGGATCATCCGCGGGGTGATGCGCACGGCGGACGCGGTGACGCCGGTGGCGAACCTGGGCGTGCCCTTCTGGACGTTCACGCTCGTCTACCTCTTCCTGGGGGCGATGGTGGTGTTCCTCCTGGTGCGGCAGGTGTCGGGCACGCTGCCGGGCCGCGCGCCCCCGTCGGAGGTGGCCCATGTCCACTGA
- a CDS encoding cytochrome d ubiquinol oxidase subunit II codes for MSTELWLLGGALVGSFVLYALFGGADFGGGVWDLLASGPRKAEQRALIARALGPVWEVNHVWLIIGVVILFGVFPRAFAVLSVALHVPLTLLLLGIIFRGTAFTFRTYDARGDRVQRRWGLVFSVASVLAPVLLGMCVGAVVSGDIHVRGLKVESGFISAWLSPFALAVGVLALCLFAFLAAVYLTAETSEPALQEDFRRRALGAGVAVFLAALGVLVLARGGAPRVWSGLTGSPFALALHGATAVAAVLAFGLLLTRHFWPARVAAAAQVGLIVAGWAASQYPYLVVPDVTLQGAAANVATQRALLVALAVGGALIFPSLVFLLRVFQSPRPPFSTPGASGSASRPVQ; via the coding sequence ATGTCCACTGAGCTGTGGTTGCTGGGCGGAGCGCTGGTGGGCAGCTTCGTCCTCTACGCGCTCTTCGGGGGCGCGGACTTCGGCGGCGGGGTGTGGGACCTGCTGGCCTCGGGGCCCCGGAAGGCGGAGCAGCGGGCGCTCATCGCCAGGGCGCTCGGGCCGGTGTGGGAGGTGAACCACGTCTGGCTCATCATCGGCGTCGTCATCCTCTTCGGCGTCTTCCCCAGGGCCTTCGCGGTGCTGTCGGTGGCGCTGCACGTGCCGCTGACGCTGCTGCTGCTGGGCATCATCTTCCGGGGCACGGCCTTCACCTTCCGCACCTACGACGCGCGGGGAGACAGGGTGCAGCGGCGCTGGGGGCTCGTCTTCAGCGTGGCGAGTGTGCTGGCGCCCGTGCTGCTGGGCATGTGCGTGGGCGCGGTGGTGAGCGGAGACATCCACGTGAGGGGGCTGAAGGTGGAGAGCGGCTTCATCTCCGCGTGGCTGTCGCCCTTCGCGCTGGCGGTGGGGGTGCTGGCGCTGTGCCTCTTCGCCTTCCTGGCGGCGGTGTACCTCACGGCGGAGACGAGCGAGCCCGCGCTCCAGGAGGACTTCCGGCGGCGGGCGCTGGGGGCGGGCGTGGCGGTGTTCCTCGCGGCCCTCGGGGTGCTGGTGCTGGCGCGGGGTGGGGCGCCCCGGGTGTGGTCGGGGCTGACGGGCTCGCCCTTCGCGCTGGCGCTGCATGGGGCCACGGCGGTGGCGGCGGTGCTGGCCTTCGGACTGTTGCTCACCCGACACTTCTGGCCGGCGCGCGTGGCGGCGGCGGCGCAGGTGGGCCTCATCGTCGCGGGGTGGGCGGCCTCCCAGTATCCCTACCTCGTGGTGCCGGATGTCACCCTCCAGGGCGCGGCGGCGAACGTGGCCACCCAGCGGGCGCTCTTGGTGGCGCTCGCTGTGGGCGGGGCCCTCATCTTCCCGTCCCTGGTGTTCCTGTTGAGGGTGTTCCAGTCGCCCCGCCCACCATTTTCCACCCCAGGTGCGAGTGGAAGCGCCTCCAGACCCGTGCAGTAG
- a CDS encoding AMP-dependent synthetase/ligase, with protein sequence MASPKFETLVDIFLQSTAHFGPRQLFGEKKNGQWTWMTYVQFGQMVDDLRGGLSQLGVTHGDRVAVISNNRHEWAVGAYACYTLGAAYVPMYEQQQEKEWLYILNNCGAKVVFVATDAIAAKLKSLSSELPKLEHIIRFTGTPHETDSFACLLRRGAETPSPLVQPKPTDLCGLIYTSGTTGNPKGVMLSHANVARNVAAMHEIFPMAEDDRSLSFLPWAHVFGQSVELHGLFSMGAAMGIAEAVDKIIDNLSEVKPTLLFSVPRIFNRIYDGLQKRMASESPIKRMLFTRGLEVARQRRELTDRKDNSLLVDLQHTFFDKVVFSKVRARFGGRLKYAFSGGAAISREVAEFIDNLGITVYEGYGLTETSPIATANFPGNRKIGSVGKAIPGTRVEIDRTETGDPKQGEIVVHGHNVMVGYYNMPDENAKAFTGDGGYRTGDMGYVDDDGYLWITGRIKEQYKLENGKYVVPVPIEQALQLSTFIANVMVHGQNKPFNVAIIVPDMESLKKWAAEKGLDATSIPELLKREEVQQLYREQILEHTKSIKGYEKPQRFLLISEDFTTANDMLTASLKLKRRSVLKKYDEAVEELYREAEKSGEFRAA encoded by the coding sequence ATGGCGAGCCCCAAGTTCGAGACGCTGGTCGACATCTTCCTGCAGAGCACCGCCCACTTCGGTCCCCGCCAGCTGTTTGGCGAGAAGAAGAACGGCCAATGGACGTGGATGACGTACGTCCAGTTCGGTCAGATGGTGGATGACCTGCGCGGGGGGTTGTCCCAGCTGGGGGTGACGCACGGAGACCGGGTGGCCGTCATCTCCAACAACCGCCACGAGTGGGCGGTGGGCGCCTATGCCTGCTACACGCTGGGAGCTGCCTACGTCCCCATGTACGAGCAGCAGCAGGAGAAGGAGTGGCTGTACATCCTCAACAACTGCGGCGCCAAGGTGGTGTTCGTCGCCACGGATGCCATCGCCGCCAAGTTGAAGTCGCTCAGCTCGGAGCTGCCCAAGCTGGAGCACATCATCCGCTTCACCGGCACCCCGCATGAGACGGACAGCTTCGCCTGTCTGCTGCGCCGGGGCGCGGAGACGCCCAGCCCCCTCGTGCAGCCCAAACCGACGGACCTCTGTGGCCTCATCTACACCTCGGGCACCACCGGCAACCCCAAGGGCGTGATGCTCAGCCACGCGAACGTCGCGCGCAACGTGGCCGCCATGCACGAAATCTTCCCCATGGCCGAGGACGACCGCTCGCTGTCCTTCCTGCCGTGGGCGCACGTCTTCGGCCAGTCGGTGGAGCTGCACGGCCTGTTCTCCATGGGCGCCGCCATGGGCATCGCCGAGGCGGTGGACAAGATCATCGACAACCTGAGCGAGGTGAAGCCCACGCTGCTGTTCTCGGTGCCGCGCATCTTCAACCGCATCTATGACGGGCTGCAGAAGCGCATGGCGTCGGAGTCGCCCATCAAGCGCATGCTCTTCACCCGGGGCCTGGAGGTGGCCCGGCAGCGCCGCGAGCTGACGGACCGCAAGGACAACAGCCTGCTGGTGGATCTGCAGCACACCTTCTTCGACAAGGTCGTCTTCTCCAAGGTGCGCGCCCGGTTCGGCGGCCGGCTGAAGTACGCCTTCAGCGGCGGCGCGGCCATCTCCCGCGAGGTGGCGGAGTTCATCGACAACCTCGGCATCACCGTCTACGAGGGCTACGGCCTCACCGAGACGTCCCCCATCGCCACCGCCAACTTCCCGGGCAACCGGAAGATCGGCTCGGTGGGCAAGGCCATCCCCGGCACGCGCGTGGAGATCGACCGCACGGAGACGGGTGACCCCAAGCAGGGGGAGATCGTCGTCCACGGCCACAACGTGATGGTGGGCTACTACAACATGCCCGACGAGAACGCGAAGGCCTTCACGGGCGACGGTGGCTACAGGACGGGCGACATGGGCTACGTGGATGACGACGGGTACCTGTGGATCACCGGCCGCATCAAGGAGCAGTACAAGCTGGAGAACGGCAAGTACGTGGTGCCGGTGCCCATCGAGCAGGCGCTGCAGCTCTCGACCTTCATCGCCAACGTGATGGTGCACGGGCAGAACAAGCCCTTCAACGTGGCCATCATCGTCCCGGACATGGAGTCGCTGAAGAAGTGGGCGGCGGAGAAGGGGCTGGATGCGACGTCGATTCCCGAGCTGCTCAAGCGCGAAGAGGTGCAGCAGCTCTACCGGGAGCAGATCCTCGAGCACACCAAGAGCATCAAGGGGTACGAGAAGCCGCAGCGCTTCCTGCTCATCAGCGAGGACTTCACCACGGCCAACGACATGCTGACGGCGTCGCTGAAGCTCAAGCGGCGCAGCGTGCTCAAGAAGTACGACGAGGCCGTGGAGGAGCTGTACCGCGAGGCGGAGAAGAGCGGCGAGTTCCGAGCGGCTTGA
- a CDS encoding ATP-binding protein codes for MKTDTSLPGKAVDLTNCAKEPIHIPGAIQPHGVLFALHEPALTVAQVSANVADILGIEPELLLGRPLGNLLDATSLGLLTEALRSDRPQENNPFPVTVGSRAFDGIVHRHQGATLLELEPVRPMTEGEDGWSPQRLLQRALARLQAAENLRELCDTAAAEVRRLTGFERVTIYRFDEEDNGEVLSEDKLEGLDAYLGLHYPASDIPQQARRLYLLNWLRIIPDREYRPAPILPSLRPDNQQPLDLSFSVLRSVSPIHIEYMRNLGLRASMSISLVHGNKLWGLISCGNHSSPRYLSYELRAACELIGRITAQLIGARQEREKQELRQKLRGLQERLVGAMRAEEEEALAGLVKQPEELLGLVGASGAAVFREGRCWTVGRVPPESAIEGLVEWLRETVKEGLFHTRALPGLYPPAETFKEVASGLLAVSLPKPAPDYVLWFRPEVIQTVNWGGDPTKPVEREGQELRLHPRRSFELWKEVVRSTSPPWTPAEVEAAADLRRYAIEVDLGHQVLREQKAVQARDDLVAVVSHDLKNPLGVIHLQVGSILRALPLDHEGPWRRLQNSAERIQRATERMNTLIRDLLDLAKIEAGRFVIEPVPEELESLLEECLESLRPIAEQKRLSISQHVSHPEVLIRADRDRIFQAMSNLMGNAIKFTPEGGTIQLTLELVGKAVRFAVKDTGPGIPAEQLPHLFNRYWQAKKRAREGTGLGLYIAKGIIEAHGGQLWVESQVGSGSTFFFTLPVAT; via the coding sequence ATGAAGACCGACACGTCCTTGCCCGGAAAAGCCGTCGACCTGACCAACTGCGCCAAGGAACCCATCCACATTCCGGGCGCCATTCAGCCGCATGGCGTCCTGTTCGCCCTGCACGAGCCCGCGCTGACGGTCGCTCAGGTGAGCGCGAACGTGGCGGACATCCTGGGCATCGAACCGGAGCTGCTATTGGGCCGCCCGCTCGGAAACCTGCTCGATGCGACCTCGCTGGGCCTGCTGACCGAAGCGCTGCGGAGCGACCGTCCCCAGGAGAACAACCCGTTTCCTGTCACGGTGGGCTCGCGCGCCTTCGACGGAATCGTCCATCGCCACCAGGGCGCCACCCTCTTGGAGCTCGAGCCGGTACGGCCCATGACGGAGGGGGAAGATGGGTGGTCCCCCCAGCGACTCCTCCAGCGGGCCCTCGCCCGGTTGCAGGCGGCGGAGAACCTGCGCGAGCTCTGCGACACGGCCGCCGCCGAGGTGCGCCGGCTCACGGGGTTCGAGCGGGTCACGATCTACCGCTTCGATGAGGAGGACAATGGCGAGGTCCTGTCCGAGGACAAGCTGGAGGGCCTGGATGCGTATCTCGGCCTTCATTATCCCGCCTCGGACATCCCCCAGCAGGCACGCCGGCTCTACCTGCTCAACTGGCTGCGCATCATCCCCGACAGGGAGTACAGGCCCGCGCCCATCCTTCCCAGCCTCCGGCCTGACAACCAGCAGCCCCTCGACTTGAGCTTCTCCGTGCTCCGGAGTGTCTCGCCCATTCACATCGAGTACATGCGGAACCTGGGTCTCCGCGCCTCCATGAGCATCTCCCTCGTCCATGGCAACAAGCTCTGGGGGCTGATCTCCTGCGGGAACCATTCCTCCCCGAGGTACCTCTCCTATGAGCTGCGGGCCGCGTGTGAGCTCATCGGCCGCATCACCGCTCAGCTGATAGGGGCCAGGCAGGAGCGCGAGAAGCAGGAGCTCCGCCAGAAGCTGCGCGGGCTCCAGGAGCGCCTGGTGGGAGCGATGCGGGCCGAAGAGGAAGAGGCCCTCGCCGGCCTCGTCAAGCAGCCAGAAGAGCTGCTGGGGCTCGTGGGAGCGAGCGGCGCGGCCGTGTTCCGCGAAGGCAGGTGCTGGACAGTGGGGCGTGTCCCTCCAGAATCGGCCATCGAGGGCCTCGTCGAGTGGCTGCGCGAGACGGTCAAGGAGGGCCTCTTCCACACCAGGGCCCTGCCTGGCCTCTACCCGCCGGCGGAGACATTCAAGGAGGTCGCCAGCGGCCTGCTCGCGGTCTCCCTTCCCAAGCCCGCCCCCGACTACGTCCTGTGGTTCCGGCCGGAGGTCATCCAGACGGTGAACTGGGGAGGCGACCCCACCAAGCCCGTCGAGCGGGAGGGACAGGAGCTACGCCTCCACCCGCGCCGCTCGTTCGAGCTGTGGAAGGAGGTCGTCCGCTCGACCTCGCCGCCGTGGACGCCGGCCGAGGTGGAAGCCGCCGCGGACCTGAGGCGCTACGCCATCGAGGTGGACCTGGGGCATCAGGTGCTCCGGGAGCAGAAGGCCGTCCAGGCCCGGGACGATCTGGTGGCGGTCGTCTCGCACGATTTGAAGAACCCGCTCGGGGTCATCCATCTCCAGGTAGGCTCCATCCTCCGGGCATTGCCTCTGGACCACGAAGGCCCCTGGCGGCGGCTCCAGAACTCAGCCGAGCGCATTCAGCGCGCGACGGAGCGGATGAACACCCTCATCCGGGACCTGCTCGACCTCGCGAAGATCGAGGCGGGACGCTTCGTCATCGAGCCCGTGCCGGAGGAGTTGGAGAGCCTGCTCGAGGAGTGTCTGGAGAGCCTACGTCCGATCGCGGAGCAGAAGCGGCTGTCCATCTCACAGCACGTGAGTCATCCTGAGGTGCTGATCCGAGCCGACCGGGACCGGATCTTCCAGGCGATGTCGAACCTGATGGGAAACGCCATCAAGTTCACCCCGGAAGGAGGCACCATCCAGCTCACGCTCGAGCTGGTGGGGAAGGCCGTGAGGTTCGCCGTGAAGGACACCGGCCCGGGCATTCCCGCGGAGCAGTTGCCCCACCTGTTCAACCGGTACTGGCAAGCCAAGAAGCGTGCGCGGGAGGGCACCGGGCTGGGCCTCTACATCGCCAAGGGCATCATCGAAGCCCACGGAGGCCAGCTGTGGGTGGAGAGCCAGGTGGGCTCCGGCAGCACCTTCTTCTTCACGCTGCCGGTGGCCACCTAG